From Treponema sp. OMZ 787:
AGTAACCATGAAAAATTTACTTGAATCAGGCGTACATTTCGGCCATCAAGTAAAACGCTGGGATCCGAGAATGAAAAAATACATTTTTTCGGAAAGAAACGGAATTCATATCATCGATTTGCAAAAAACAATCGTTGCAATCCGTGAGGCCTATGAGGCTGTCCGCAAGGTAACATCCGAAGGAAAGTCGGTTTTGTTTGTAGGAACAAAAAAGCAAGCCCAGCAGACAATTCAAAAAGAAGCTGAAAGATGCGGAATGTTCTATATCAACAACCGCTGGCTTGGCGGAATGCTCACAAACTTTGCAACAATCAAAAAGAGCTTGGCCCGTCTTAAGAAAATCGAAAAAATGGAAGTTGACGGAACCTTTGATAATCTTACAAAAAAGGAAGTTGCTTCCCTTCAAAAAGAAAAAGTAAAGCTTGAGAAAAACTTAGGCGGTATTAAAGAGATGAAGGATCTCCCCGGCATCCTCTTTATCATCGATACCCGAAAAGAAGAAATCGCTATCAGAGAAGCCCGCTCCCTAGGTATTCCCATTATCGCTGTTGTAGATACCAACTGCAACCCCGAAGGCATCGACTATCCGATTCCCGGAAACGATGATGCAATCAGAGCTATTTCGCTCTTTACGGGCGTAATTGCTAATGCAGTTATCGAAGCCGATAACGAGCATGGTCTTAAAATCATCGAAAACCTTCAAGAAGATGAAGAATCAGGTGATTCAGGCGTTGATCCCTATCAGGACAGAGAAGAAGAAATTACAGATTATTCCAACTATACTCCCAAAGATGAAGCTTCAGGAGATGATGAGGATGACGATGAAAATTCTCTCGTAAACGATGAGGATTTGTACGACGACAAATAATAGGACGATAGGAGAAATTTATGGACATTAAAGCATCTGATGTAAAAGAATTACGCGATAAGACCGGTGCAGGAATGATGGAATGTAAAAAAGCCTTACAGCACTGCAACGGAGACGCTAAAGAAGCTGAAAAATATTTAAAAGAAAAAGGTTTGGCCGCTGTCGAAAAAAGAGCCGACAGGGTAACAAGCGAAGGTATCATAGTTATCAAAAACGATCACAAAAAGGCTGTTATGCTCGAGATGACCTGCGAAACAGACTTTGTTGCAAAAAATGCAGACTTTATCGCTGTCGGTGACGATATTGCAAATACGGCCTTTGATAAGGACATTTCTGAGGTTACTCCCGAACTTAACGATAAGCTTTTGGATTTGGCTACCCGCGTACGCGAGAACATGAACCTCACTCGCTTAATCAACGTAAAGGCCGGGGCAGACGAGTATCTTTCACGCTACATTCACTCCGATAAAAAAACCGGTGTTATTGTGGTTTTAAAGTCTGATAAACCCGAAATCTTTGAAAAAGCCGAGATACAGGAATTTGCTTATGACTGCTGTTTACATGCAGCCGCCTTTATGCCCCTCTATGTAAAAAAAGAGGATGTAGATGCAGCTTATATCAAAGAACAGGAAGAAATTTTTAGAGGTCAGGTTGCCGAATTGGATAAACCCGATAATGTAAAAGAAGGCATCGTTAAGGGAAAAATTTCAAAACACTTATCCGAAATCTGCTTCCTTGAGCAGGCCTTTGTAAAAGACGATAAACTTTCCGTTTCAAAGAAAATGGCCGAAGTCGGTAAAGAGGCCGATGCTTCTTTGAGCTTGTCAAAACTGGTTATTTTTCAGTTAGGACTCGGAATGTAAGTAAAGACCTTTTTAATGCTGCGGGGTACTGCCTTGCAGCATTAATTCTTAAGTTTTAAAATCAAACATCGGAGGCAAAGATCATGATAGAAGAAGTTAAAAAGAATTGTGAAGAAAAAATGAAAAAAGCGGTTGCCGCATTAAAAGAAGAATTCAATATGCTGAGAACCGGACGGGCATCTTCAGCTCTTTTTGATAAGATAAGAGTAAATTGCTATGGAGAGTCCACTCCCCTTAACCAGCTTGCAAATATTTCTATCCCCGAAGCAAGGCTTGTAGTAATTCAGCCCTGGGATAAGGGCTTATTGGTCGAAATTGAAAAGGCCGTTTTACAGGCTGATCTTTCGGTTAATCCCACAAATGACGGAAAAGTTATACGCATTGCAATTCCGCCTTTGACCGAGGAAAGAAGAAAGGATCTTGCAAAAAAGGCAAAGACCATTGCCGAAAATTCCCGCGTTTCAGTCCGTAACATCAGGCGTGACGGAATCGATGAGGCAAAAAAATTACAAAAGGACGGAAAGATAAGCGAAGACCAGCTAAAGACAGCCGAGGATTCCTTCCAAAAATCCACTGATGCTTACATTGCCGAAATAAATAAGGTTCTTGAAGCAAAAGAAAAGGAAATAATGGAAAACTAAATGTCCGATGACTTAAAACATATCGCCATTGTCATGGACGGCAATGGCCGATGGGCAAAAAAAAGAGGACTTCCCCGATCTATGGGGCATAGGGAGGGGCTTAATACGGTTAAGAGGATAACAAAGGCTGTATCAGATTTAGGAATTCCTTATATAACACTTTATATATTTTCTACCGAAAACTGGAAAAGAACCGAAAAGGAGGTCGGCTTTTTAATGGGGCTTATTAAACAGCATTTAAAAGCCGAGCTTAAGTTTTATGCCGATAATAATATCCGTATAGAGCATATAGGCAATTTAAGCGGATTACCTAAAGATATTCAAGATGAAATTAATTCGGTAAGGGAGAGGACTTCAGACTATACAGGAACTGCGATTGTGCTTGCCATAAATTACGGAGCACATGATGAAATTATAAGAGCAATAAAGAAAATAAATGCAGATGATATTTCTTCAATAGATGAAGAAGCGTTTTCCGCAAAATTGGATACAGGTACTATTCCTCCGGTTGACTTGCTTATAAGAACAGGAGGAGAAAAACGCTTAAGCAATTTTTTGCTATGGCAAAGTGCTTATGCGGAGCTCTATTTTACCGATACCTTGTGGCCGGATTGGACAGTAGAAAATTTATATGAAGCCATAGAAGATTATAAAAAAAGGAACAGACGTTACGGAAACGCCTAATTTAATAAAGGGAGAAATAAAATGAAAATTAAAAAAATTATTGAAAGACTGATCCTATTTTTTATAGGCACGCCATTAGTCTTAGCTTCTATTTATCTTGTTCCCCATTATAATTTTTGGGTTTACCATATCGAATTATTGATTGTATGTTTAATTGCAAATTATGAGATATATAATATCCTTTCCCAAAGGTCTGCTGTTTATCCTAAAAATATACTTGCTTTTTTCGGAGCAGTTTTGATGCTTGCTTCATACCTTATAGGGTTGCATTCGGTTCCTTTTCAATATATCTTTATTGTGCTCGGATGTGTAATAGTCGGAATGCTTTTTATGGAAATACTATTTTCTCTGTCAGGGAATTTTATTAATAGCATTGCCCGTCTTACAACTGGAATGTTTATGCTCATCTATCCTTGGGGACTTGCAGTTTATTTATCTGCAATATCGAGTCTACCAAATGGGGGGGCACTCATAATAATATTTCTTCTTATGAGTTTCGGCTGCGATTCATTTGCGTGGCTTTTAGGTATGCTTTTCGGAAAAAGTAACCGAGGGTTTATTAAGGCCAGCCCGAAAAAAAGTATTGTAGGCTTTATAGGAGGCTTTGCAGGTTCAGTTATAGCAGCCTATATTTCATTTTACTTTTTTAATAAACAATTTAACGGAAAATTACGAGAGCTAATAATAATCGCTCTTGCTACGTCTTTATTCGCTATCATCGGCGACATAATAGAATCTATTTTAAAGCGTTCTGCAGATGTAAAGGATTCAGGTAAGGTAATTTTAGGGAGGGGCGGAATTCTTGACAGTATTGACTCCCTGATTATAGCGGCTCCAGTATTCTATACACTTTCTATGTTCTTGTTAGGCGGTTTCTAATGGGAAAAAAACGGGTTATCGTCCTCGGTGCAGGCGGTTCAATCGGAAAAAACTCTTTAGAAATAATAAGAAGATTTTCCGATAGGTTTGAGCTCGCAGGTTTTTCCGTTCATTCAAATTTGGAATTTGCAAAAAATCTTCTTGCCGAATTTAAAAATGCACAATTTGTTTCTACAAAAAAAACGGATTCAAAATTAAAACACGAGATAGATGTTGAAGCTGTAAGGCAGCTGATAGAAAAATCGAGGGCCGATATAGTCATTAACGGTATAGCAGGTTCGGCCGGTTTAAAGGCCTCTGTAGAGGTTATAAAAATCGGCTTGGATTTAGGTCTTGCTAATAAAGAAACCATAGTAGAGGCGGGCGAGCTAATTTTTAAAGATGCCGAAAAATCCGGCAGTACAATAATTCCTGTCGACTCGGAACACGCTGCGATTTTTCAGCTTATAAATGCCCACAAAAAAGAAAATATCGAAAAGATTATAATCACTGCCTCGGGCGGCCCCTTTTTGAATACGCCTAAGGAAAAGCTTAGCACAATGAAACTTGAAGATGCCTTAAAGCATCCTACATGGAAGATGGGCGGAAAAATTACGATAGACTCGGCATCCCTTGCAAACAAGGCCCTAGAGGTGATTGAGGCTGTAAAGCTCTTTTCTTTTCCGCCTGAAAAAATCGAAGTTACGGTTCATCCTCAAAGTATAATTCATTCGATGGTGCAGTGTAAAAACGGTGAGATCTTTGCTCAAGCCTCTCCTCCCGATATGAAAAATCCTATTTTAAATGCTTTAAGTTTTCCCGAAATGCCTGAAACTTTTTTAAAGCCCTTGGATTTTTCTAAAATTATAAAATTGGAATTTATACCCCCCAGAACCGATGCCTTCCCCATGCTGGCCTTGGGATTCGAAGCGGCTAAAAAAGGCGGAGCTTATCCTATCGCCTTTAATGTTGCAAATGAAGAAGCCGTTGAGGCCTTTATGCATGGAAAGATAGGCTTTACCGATTTGGCGGACATTACCCAAGAAGTTTTAAATTCGGATTGGACTATGAAACCTTCTTCTTATGAAGAAGTTTATGACTATGAAAACAGGGCAAGAGCTATTGCCTTGGCAAGGATACTTGCCCGCAACTCCTCTTGCAATAAGATTTATTAAGATGGAAAATTTATGATTAAGATTTTAATAGGTTTGATTATATTGAGCATCATGGTTTTTATCCATGAGTTGGGACATTTTATTGCCGCAAAACTGTGCGGTGTTGCGGTTGAAAGTTTTTCGATAGGCTGGGGCCCCGTTCTTTTTAGAAAAAAGAAGGGAGACACAGAGTATAGAATTTCTGCAATTCCCATGGGAGGTTATTGCGGTATGAAGGGAGAAAAGGCCTTTCAGCAGGCCATCGAAGAAAACTTATCTGCAATTCCTAAAAAAGAAGGCGAACTTTACGGTGTTCACCCTTTTAAGCGGATTATAATTGCTTTTGCCGGCCCCTTTGCAAACTATATAAGTGCAGTTCTTGCTCTTGCGATTGTAAGTGCCATAGGTTCAAGCTATTATACGAGTTCTAACAAGATAGCTCCCGTTTATTACTACAACGAAGCCGATGACTCTCCAGCCCGCGAGGCCGATTTAAGAATGGGGGATGTGATTTTAAGCATTAACGGCGAGAAAACCGAAACCTTTGCCGACATTGTGCGGCTCATAGTGCCCGAAGCAAAGGAAGAGGTTACCTTAAAAATAGAAAGAGAAGGGCAAATCATTACAAAAAAACTTAGGCCCAAGCTCGACCCAAAAACCGGAGCAGGCATAATCGGCTTTTATTCTTTTATTCCTCTTGAAATAGAAGGCGTAAAACCTTCTTCTTCGGCCGAGCTTGCAGGACTTAAAAAGGGCGACCTCATTACATCAGTAAACGGAATTGAAGTTGCCAATACTGTAGACTTAAGCCGTGCCCTGGATGGGATAAACGAAAAAACAGCCGAATTGGGAGTATTAAGAGACGGAAACAAGATAGCAAGAACCGTGAGCCTTATCCGTACGGAAAACGGAATAGATCTGGGTATAAATATAAAGAGCATCAAGGTTGAGATTCCCGGAACGGGCTTTTTTAAAAGCATAGCGAACGGCTTTATTTCGACTCATAAGAGTTTTATATTAACATTCAAAAGTTTAAGTCTCTTGTTTAAGGGAGTTGACTTACGGCAGGCTGTATCAGGGCCGGTACGCATTACCCACATGCTTGGCGATGTCGCCGCCCAAGGTTTTAAGGCCGGTTTTTTAATCGGGCTTTCGGATATCCTAAACTTTGTAAGCATAATTTCGATTTCACTTTTTATAATGAATTTATTGCCGATTCCGATTTTGGACGGAGGCTTAATTCTTTTTGCCTTTATCGAATTTATATTTAGAAGGCAAATACATCCTAAAGTCCTGTACTATGTTCAGTTTATCGGCATAGCCTTTATCGGTATAGTTTTTATTTTTGCCCTTTGGGGAGACATAGGATATTTTTTAGGCAGGTAAGTTTACAAATATGAAAAAGATAAGGTTTGCAGTTATAATTTTTATTTTGAGTCTCCTTTTGTTTTCATGTAATGTAAAAAACGATAAAGAGCTTATTTCGGGTATTTTTGAAGGAGACGGGCAAAGCCTGATGGGGCCGATAAAAGTAAGGGTTGTGATAGAAAAAAGCGAAATTAAAAATATAGATGTTCTTGAGTATGCCGATACTCCCGGCTATAGCGATACGGTTTTTGAGTTTCTGCCTAAAAAGATTGTCGAAAAAAATTCTACAAATGTGGATATTGTGGCAGGGGCCAGCTTAACGAGCAAGGCCTTGCTGGAGGCCGTAGATGATGCCTTAAAAAAAGCCGACCTCTATATCGAAAAAGAATAGCCCCTGTTAAATAAGGTTTTTCCTATTGCACTACAATATTTACAAGCTTATCCGGCACGGTTATTATCTTTTTAATTTCCTTGCCTTCAATGTTGCGGATTGCTCCCTCATTTGAAAGAGCAAGGCGTTCAAGTTCCTCTTTAGAGGTGCCTGCTTCTACCTCAAACTTACCGCGGAGCTTGCCGTTTACCTGTACTACAACCGTGCATGTTTGGTCAACGCAGAATTTTTCGACAAACATCGGCCAGTGAGAATAGGCTATCGATTCATCATTCCCCATCTTTTGCCAAAGCTCTTCAGCCAAGTGGGGAGCGTAAGGGTTTAAAAGTTTTACAAAATTATACCAAACATAGTGGGGTATCTTTTTGTGCTTTGAAACCTCGTTTATAAAAATCATCATCTGGCTTATGGCCGTATTAAAGTTAAGAGAGGCCGTATCCTCGGTTACCTTTCTAATCGTTTTATTTAAGAGAACGGTCAAGGCCTTAGTTTCAGGAGTCGAGGTATCGTTGACGGGAGTTTTGTAGATTTCCCTATCGGAAAGGTTCCAGATTTTTTCCAAAAATCTGAACACGCCCATTATACCGCTTGTGTTCCAAGGTTTTGAAACCTCCAATGGGCCTAAGAACATTTCGTAGAGCCGGAGAGTGTCTGCTCCGTATTCCTTTATTATGTCGTCAGGGTTGATAACGTTCTTTAAGCTCTTGGACATCTTGGCTATTACCTGCTCAAGTTTCTCGCCTGTTTCTATGTCTTCAAATTCGGTTTCGGATATTTTTTTAACCTTATCGGCCGGAACAAGGCTTTTGTTTTTTCGCATATAGGCAAAGGAGGTTATCATTCCCTGATTTACAAGCCGTGTAAAGGGTTCCTTTGTAGAAACAAGGCCTAAGTCATATAAGACCTTGTGCCAAAATCTTGCATATAATAGGTGAAGAACTGCATGCTCCGTTCCTCCTACATAGAGGTCTACCGGCATCCAGTAATCGCACTTGTTTTTGTCGGCAAAGGCTTCGTTGTTATTGGGATCTGCATAGCGGAGATAGTACCAGCAAGAACCCGCCCACTGGGGCATGGTATTGGTTTCGCGTTTTGCTTCTTTTCCGCACTTGGGGCATTTTGTATTTACCCAAGAATCGATTGCAGCCAAGGGGCTTTCTCCCGTTCCTGTGGGAGTATAGCTTTCGACTTGGGGAAGGCTTAGGGGAAGATCATGCTCGTCTATTGGAACTATGCCGCAGCATGGGCAGTGTACTAAGGGTATGGGCTCTCCCCAGTAGCGCTGGCGGCTGAAGATCCAGTCGCGGAGCTTATAGTTTACGGCTTTTTTTGCAATACCGAGATTTTCAAGATGCTCGGTTATCTTTGTCTTGGCTTCTTCGGTTTTGAGTCCGTCAAATTGTTTTGAGTTGACAGAATAGCCGTCCTCGGTTGTGCACGCCTTGGGTTCTTCAGAGAAGTCTCTTTTTCCGCCTTCCCATTCTTCTACTCCGGCTACTACCTTGATTTTCGGTAAATTGAATTGAGTTGCAAATTCAAAGTCCCTTTCATCGTGAGCAGGAACAGCCATAATTGCTCCCGTTCCGTAAGAGATTAAAATATAGTCGGAAATCCAGACCGGGATTTTTTGTTCTGTGAGAGGATTGATTGCATAGGCTCCCGTAAAAACGCCGGTCTTGTTTTTTGCAAGGTCGGTTCTTTCAAGATCGCTTTTTTTTGCAGCCTCTTCTATATAATCGGCAACGGCTTTTGATTGTTCCTTTGTAGTTATGCTTTTTACAAGCTCGTGTTCCGGGGCCAATACCATGTAGGTGGCTCCGAAGATTGTGTCGGGGCGGGTTGTATAAACCTTGATCTTTTGCCCTGTTTCTTTTCCTTCCTTATCGATTAGAGCAAAATCTACCTCGGCTCCCGTACTCTTGCCTATCCAGTTCTTTTGCATGATTTTTATGGATTCGGGCCAGTCGAGTTCATCCAAGTCCTCTAGGAGGCGTTCTGCATATTCGGTTATCTTTAAAATCCACTGCCTCAAGTTTTTGCGTTGGATTTGAGCTCCGCACCTTTCGCATTTACCGTCTTTTACTTCCTCATTGGCAAGGCCTGTTAAGCAGGAAGGACACCAGTTGATGGGGGCTTCTTTTTCGTAGGCTAAGCCCTTTTTAAATAATTGGAGAAAGATCCACTGGGTCCATTTATAATAGGATTCTTCGCTTGTAGAAATTTCCCTGTCCCAATCATAGCTTAAACCTATGGACTTTATCTGGTTTCTAAAGGTTTCCATATTTTTTCGGGTAGTGATAAGAGGATGAATACCGGTCTTTATTGCATAGTTTTCTGCAGGGAGACCGAAAGAATCAAACCCCATCGGATGGAGTACATTGTATCCGTTCATGCGTAAAAAACGGCTGTAAATATCCGTTGCAGTGTATCCTTCAGGGTGTCCTACATGAAGTCCGTCTCCCGAAGGATAGGGGAACATATCTAAAATATAAAGCCTCTTATCCTTGGGATAATTTTTGTCTTCGACTGTTCTAAAGGTTTTGTTTTCTTCCCAATATTTTTGCCACTTAGGTTCTATTGTACTAAAAGGATAAGCCATATTTTACTCCAACTAACTTGATGAATTTATCAAAATTGACGAAAAGTATTTTATAGAAAAGAAAGGAAAAATTCAAGGGCCGTCCAAAAATGTACATCCTTGTACATTTTTGGACTTCGAGTTTTTAGCTTCGCAAAAAACTCGTAAGCATGGAACCACCGCCGTCCATGGCGGTTGATGAATGTACATCCTTGTACATTTTTGGACTTCGAGTTTTATACCTTAAACTTACCTACTTCTGCTGATAAGCTTTCTATGTTGCGTTTATTCTTTTGGGTAATCTCGCTTACATCTTGTACTGCGTTGCTGATCTGAATTGCACCGGCTGCCATTTCGTTCATGCTGTCCGTTATCACTCGTGTCAGAGAATCAAGTTTTTGCATTTCGATTGCAACATTTTCACCGCCCCTAAGCATTTCTGCAGAGCCGTCATTTACCTGATTGGTTACTATATTGATGTCGCGGATTGCGGTGAGTACTTCACGGCTGCCGTTTTCTTGTTCCCTCATAGCGTTTATCAAATTTTGACTCATAGTTTTTACTTGGTCGGATAGGTTGAAAATAGTATTGAATTTTTCCTCTGCCGTTTTTGCAGAAGCCGAAAGCATTTCGATTTCTCCTGAAAGTACTTTAAGGGTTGAGGTAATTGTTTTTCCCTGAGTGCTCGATTCTTCTGCCAGCTTGCGTATTTCGTCGGCTACAACGGCAAAGCCCTTTCCTGCCTCGCCTGCATGGGCGGCTTCAATAGCCGCATTCATGGCCAATAGGTTTGTCTGACTTGCAATGTGCTGAATAACATTGCTGGCTTCCAAAAGGCCGCCCGATTCTTCCGCTATGCGTTGCGTTACATTGTTTGCTCCGGCAACAGTTTCCTTTCCGTCAGCAGTGGCAGCTGCGAGGGTCTTGATAACATCGTTTGTTTTATCCAGAGTTTGAGTGATTGAGGCGATATTGCCTACCATCTGCTCTATAGCCGAAGAAGATTCTGCAACGCTTGCTGCCTGATTTTCAATACTTCCGTTAAGATTTTTTATAGTCCGGATAATCTGTCCTACAGTAGCAGCCGTTTCGCTGACACTGGCTGCTTGAGTAAGAGCCTGTCGTTTTACTCCGTCAATATTTGTACTTATCTCATGTACGGCACTGGCTGTTTCCGTCATATTGCTTACAAGCTCCGAACCTGTGTCTGTCATCTCGTCGCTGTTTTTTCCGACTATTTTAATTGATGAGCCGATTTTTTCTATTGTCTGATTAAAGTATTCGGATAAGTCAGTTACCTCATCATTCCCGACCAAGGGCAATCTGACGGTCAAATCTCCTTCACCTTGGGCAATATCCTTGAGAGCGGACACTACAACATTTATAGGCTTTATCATTTTGTAAGCTGCTATAAAAAGTATAACTAAGCTTACCCCTAAGATGGTAAAACCTATAAGCAGCATTCTGTTTCGCAGAACATCAATACTTCCCATAAACTCTTTCATGGGAGCCCTTATAATAACAGTCCAATCTGCGTTGCCCATCTTTGCATAAGAGGCTATATAGGATTCTCCTTCATATTCATAAAATCCTACCTCACTTTTGTGACTGTCCAAAGCTTGTTGAGTAAATTTCGTGAGCGATTCCAACTCAGGGTTTGCTTTTGCTTTCTTTAAAATATTATCCTGCGCATTTACCAAATCAAAATTTTTGTGTGCTATTGTTGTTCCGGAGCGGCCTAAAATATAGCAGTTTCCTGTTTCACCGATTATAATATCATTAATATCGTTGGATAGATGCTCGGCACCTATTGTACAGTTTAATACTGCAGCAACATTCTTATCTTTGCCGTATACGGGAACCGAAAAGACGAAAACGAGTTTATTAAGAGAGCGGGACAAAATTGGCTCTGAGGCAAATCGTTTGCCGCTTTCAGCGGCTTTAAACCATTCTCTATCCTTTACCGATATAACCTGTCCGTCGTTTGAAGTCCTTATCTCCGAAAGATCATACAAATTAAGCTGCTCCAATCTTTCATTAAAAGAGACTTCTTTGTCCAAGACAGCCGCTTTTTCATCATATGGAACGCTTTTATCGGTTAAGATAGGCATACGGGCTATCCCTTCTAAAAATTGGAAAAAAGCCGTAATCCTTCCGTCAATAATTTCTGCCGTATCGGTGGCCTTATCTTTAAGGTGAAGTTCCACCTTTTCGGTTACGGTTTTTCTTGCTGTGCGTACTCCCAAAAAGCCCAGCGTAAACCCTGCCGTAAAAATCAAAGCACCGAATATAATCAGCAGCTTGTTTCTCATTGAAAACCTTTTTTTCATATAGGTTCCTCCCTCAAGTAAAATAATTGTGAATGTGTGAATTGTAAAATATGTGTGAAGCTTTCCATATAAAAACACGTAGGTTTCAATAGTTACACAGTACCTGCCATAATTTTTAAACTTGCCTAGTATTTTTTATACTTATTCCCAAAACCCGATTTTTTGTGTATAATCTTTTCTTATGAAAAATCAAAATCAAACGGTACACCTAAATAAGCTCATCGTAAAGGGTGCCCGTGAACATAACTTAAAAAACATCGATGTGGAGCTTCCCCGTGACAAGCTCATCGTTATATCGGGCCTTTCAGGTTCGGGTAAAAGCTCGCTCGCCTTTGATACCATCTTTGCCGAGGGGCAGCGCCGCTATGTCGAGTCTCTTTCGGCCTATGCAAGGCAGTTTTTAGGCAGGATGGATAAGCCCGATGTGGACTACATTGAAGGGCTTTCTCCCGCTATTTCCATAGAGCAAAAGACTACCCACCGTAATCCCCGCTCCACGGTCGGAACGGTAACTGAAATTTACGACTACTACCGCCTCCTTTTTGCCCGTACGGGGCATGCCCACTGTCCTTCTTGCGGAAAGGAGATTAAGGAGCAGACGGTTGACCAGATTATAGACACAATCATGGGCTGGCCTGAAGGAACCCGCGTTCAGATTCTCGCCCCCATCATAAAGGGAAAAAAGGGAGAACACCAAAAGATTGTAAGCGATGCGATTGCCGCAGGCTTTGTGCGTGCCCGCATCGACGGCCTTCTCGTAAACCTTGAAGACGGAATAAAACTCGATAAACAAAAAAAGCACACAATCGAAATAATCGTAGACCGAATTCAACTGTCGGGCGATGTAAGAAAACGCCTTTCCGAGTCTGTGGAAACCGCCTTGGAAAGTTCGGGCGGAACCCTTCTTGCTACAAGGCAGGACGGCAAGGATTCCCCCGTAACCGAAGTTTTCTTTTCACAAAAAAATGCCTGTTCTGACTGCGGAATTTCGATGCCGGAATTGCAGCCCCGTCTTTTTTCGTTTAATAATCCGATAGGGGCCTGTCCCGAATGTACGGGGCTTGGGGTGACGCAGCACTTTGACCAGGACCTCATAGCCCCCGATAAGAGCCTTTCTTTTAACGAGGGCGTCTTTGTTCCGTATAACCCCGAATCGGACTGGAACAGGGTGCGCTTTGAAGCCCTCGCGGCCCAATACGGCTTTTCCCTTGATACGCCCCTAAATAAGCTCCCCAAAAAGATTCAAGCCATCCTTTGGGAGGGTTCGGGCGACACGAAGATTCAGTTTTCGTACACGGCTAAAAGCGGAACAGGCAAGTACTCTTATAACCGCCCCTGGCCCGGCATAATGGCCGACATGAACCGCAAGTATAACGAATCCTACTCGGCCTCTGTCAGGGAGTACTACGAAAAATTTATGTCGATAAAGCCCTGCAAAACCTGCGGAGGGATGAGGCTTAAGCCCGAGGTGCTCGCCGTAACGGTGGGCAATAAAAACATTCATGAGCTCACCTGTCTTTCGGTAGGGGATTCTATCGGCTTTTTTGAAAAACTAAAACTTTCTGAAACGGAAGAACACATAGCCGCTCAAATCTTAAAAGAAATTAAGGCCCGCTTGGAGTTTATGAAAAACGTCGGGCTTGATTACCTGACCCTCGAAAGAAAGGCTGCAACCCTTTCGGGAGGGGAAGCTCAGCGCATAAGGCTTGCGACCCAGATAGGTTCAAGCTTGATAGGCGTTCTTTATATTTTGGATGAGCCCTCGATAGGGCTTCATCAAAGGGACAATCAGCGCCTTATCGACACCCTTTTATATTTACGCAATTTGGGGAACACCCTCATCGTTGTAGAACATGACGAGCAGACCCTCCGCACGGCCGACTACATTGTAGATCTAGGCCCTGGGGCAGGCGTTCACGGCGGAAACATTACGG
This genomic window contains:
- a CDS encoding di-trans,poly-cis-decaprenylcistransferase, producing MSDDLKHIAIVMDGNGRWAKKRGLPRSMGHREGLNTVKRITKAVSDLGIPYITLYIFSTENWKRTEKEVGFLMGLIKQHLKAELKFYADNNIRIEHIGNLSGLPKDIQDEINSVRERTSDYTGTAIVLAINYGAHDEIIRAIKKINADDISSIDEEAFSAKLDTGTIPPVDLLIRTGGEKRLSNFLLWQSAYAELYFTDTLWPDWTVENLYEAIEDYKKRNRRYGNA
- the rpsB gene encoding 30S ribosomal protein S2; amino-acid sequence: MAVVTMKNLLESGVHFGHQVKRWDPRMKKYIFSERNGIHIIDLQKTIVAIREAYEAVRKVTSEGKSVLFVGTKKQAQQTIQKEAERCGMFYINNRWLGGMLTNFATIKKSLARLKKIEKMEVDGTFDNLTKKEVASLQKEKVKLEKNLGGIKEMKDLPGILFIIDTRKEEIAIREARSLGIPIIAVVDTNCNPEGIDYPIPGNDDAIRAISLFTGVIANAVIEADNEHGLKIIENLQEDEESGDSGVDPYQDREEEITDYSNYTPKDEASGDDEDDDENSLVNDEDLYDDK
- a CDS encoding phosphatidate cytidylyltransferase; the protein is MKIKKIIERLILFFIGTPLVLASIYLVPHYNFWVYHIELLIVCLIANYEIYNILSQRSAVYPKNILAFFGAVLMLASYLIGLHSVPFQYIFIVLGCVIVGMLFMEILFSLSGNFINSIARLTTGMFMLIYPWGLAVYLSAISSLPNGGALIIIFLLMSFGCDSFAWLLGMLFGKSNRGFIKASPKKSIVGFIGGFAGSVIAAYISFYFFNKQFNGKLRELIIIALATSLFAIIGDIIESILKRSADVKDSGKVILGRGGILDSIDSLIIAAPVFYTLSMFLLGGF
- the tsf gene encoding translation elongation factor Ts; its protein translation is MDIKASDVKELRDKTGAGMMECKKALQHCNGDAKEAEKYLKEKGLAAVEKRADRVTSEGIIVIKNDHKKAVMLEMTCETDFVAKNADFIAVGDDIANTAFDKDISEVTPELNDKLLDLATRVRENMNLTRLINVKAGADEYLSRYIHSDKKTGVIVVLKSDKPEIFEKAEIQEFAYDCCLHAAAFMPLYVKKEDVDAAYIKEQEEIFRGQVAELDKPDNVKEGIVKGKISKHLSEICFLEQAFVKDDKLSVSKKMAEVGKEADASLSLSKLVIFQLGLGM
- the frr gene encoding ribosome recycling factor, encoding MIEEVKKNCEEKMKKAVAALKEEFNMLRTGRASSALFDKIRVNCYGESTPLNQLANISIPEARLVVIQPWDKGLLVEIEKAVLQADLSVNPTNDGKVIRIAIPPLTEERRKDLAKKAKTIAENSRVSVRNIRRDGIDEAKKLQKDGKISEDQLKTAEDSFQKSTDAYIAEINKVLEAKEKEIMEN
- the dxr gene encoding 1-deoxy-D-xylulose-5-phosphate reductoisomerase, translated to MGKKRVIVLGAGGSIGKNSLEIIRRFSDRFELAGFSVHSNLEFAKNLLAEFKNAQFVSTKKTDSKLKHEIDVEAVRQLIEKSRADIVINGIAGSAGLKASVEVIKIGLDLGLANKETIVEAGELIFKDAEKSGSTIIPVDSEHAAIFQLINAHKKENIEKIIITASGGPFLNTPKEKLSTMKLEDALKHPTWKMGGKITIDSASLANKALEVIEAVKLFSFPPEKIEVTVHPQSIIHSMVQCKNGEIFAQASPPDMKNPILNALSFPEMPETFLKPLDFSKIIKLEFIPPRTDAFPMLALGFEAAKKGGAYPIAFNVANEEAVEAFMHGKIGFTDLADITQEVLNSDWTMKPSSYEEVYDYENRARAIALARILARNSSCNKIY